In Chloroflexota bacterium, one DNA window encodes the following:
- a CDS encoding 30S ribosomal protein S15, translated as MGLDKTTKTEVIETFHRYEKDTGSPEVQIAILTTRIKQLTEHLKVHKHDESSRRGLLKMVGRRRRLLNYLRRTNYPRYLELTERLGIRRK; from the coding sequence ATGGGTTTAGATAAAACCACCAAAACCGAGGTCATCGAGACCTTCCACCGTTACGAAAAAGATACGGGTTCCCCTGAGGTGCAGATTGCCATCCTCACCACCCGCATCAAGCAACTCACGGAACACCTGAAGGTGCACAAGCACGACGAATCTTCCCGCCGCGGGCTGCTGAAGATGGTGGGGCGGCGGCGACGCTTGCTCAACTACCTGCGCCGTACCAATTATCCCCGCTATCTGGAACTCACCGAGCGGCTGGGTATTCGCCGTAAGTGA